The Dendrosporobacter quercicolus genome includes a window with the following:
- a CDS encoding ABC transporter ATP-binding protein, with the protein MSNLLELISISKYYEKQLILSEISLTLEAGTAVAVTGNSGGGKTTLLSIVGLLQSATSGQILVDDVNVTAFNRQQQAAIRGRSFGFVFQRARLINSLTVLENVILPAIFSRPKQEASKRAQALLTDFGLAERLDYKPQQLSLGQLRRVSLARALLLKPPILLADEPTNDLDPALARTVVDALFQARNEGAGVIIVTHDPALARQADIAFRLESGRLIRQ; encoded by the coding sequence ATGTCCAATTTATTGGAGTTAATCAGCATTAGTAAATATTACGAAAAGCAGTTGATTTTATCGGAAATATCGCTGACGTTAGAGGCGGGAACGGCTGTAGCCGTTACCGGCAATTCCGGCGGCGGTAAAACCACCCTGTTATCGATTGTCGGCTTGCTGCAGTCGGCAACCTCAGGGCAAATTCTGGTTGATGACGTTAATGTCACTGCGTTTAATCGGCAGCAGCAGGCGGCAATAAGAGGCAGATCTTTTGGTTTTGTTTTTCAACGGGCCAGGCTGATCAATTCGCTTACTGTTCTGGAGAATGTTATCCTGCCTGCTATATTTTCCCGGCCTAAGCAAGAAGCATCCAAACGGGCCCAAGCTCTGCTGACTGACTTCGGTTTGGCGGAGCGGCTCGATTATAAGCCGCAGCAGCTCAGTCTGGGTCAACTGCGCAGAGTGTCGCTGGCCAGGGCTTTGCTGCTTAAGCCCCCGATATTGCTGGCAGATGAGCCGACAAATGATCTTGATCCCGCCTTGGCCCGAACTGTGGTTGACGCTTTGTTTCAGGCCAGGAATGAAGGGGCCGGCGTTATTATTGTCACCCATGATCCGGCTCTGGCCAGACAGGCGGATATAGCTTTCCGTCTGGAGAGCGGCCGGCTGATCAGACAATAA
- a CDS encoding ABC transporter permease: MRAYVDDFFGRLINISGLVTLFLLWEILPRTGIINGQFIPPLSVVCWEIAKMANDGSLFLHVTASLQRTIVGLLLAVGLAVPMGFLLGGVFPALSKQLRPLFRLFGQINAFSLFPIFILFFGIGEIAKLAIIFWSTVWPVLFTTIVGVRNIDPLYIKSARSMGADKATIFNKVVLPGAAPVIFTGVRTGASHAFLMLIAAEMIGAHAGLGWVIHNSEVNAIMPRLFAGMIIIAILGTALNYVLYMLEESLVDWKQAVERIE, from the coding sequence ATGAGAGCATATGTGGATGATTTCTTCGGGCGGCTGATTAATATTTCCGGTTTGGTTACTTTATTTCTGTTATGGGAGATTTTACCGCGTACAGGAATCATTAACGGCCAATTTATTCCGCCTTTATCAGTGGTGTGCTGGGAAATTGCCAAAATGGCCAATGACGGTTCCTTGTTTCTGCATGTCACCGCAAGCCTGCAAAGAACCATTGTGGGACTATTATTGGCAGTCGGTCTGGCTGTGCCGATGGGATTTCTGCTGGGCGGCGTTTTTCCAGCTTTGTCCAAGCAGCTGAGACCTTTATTTCGGCTATTCGGTCAAATCAATGCCTTCTCGCTGTTCCCGATTTTTATCCTGTTTTTCGGTATTGGTGAGATTGCTAAGCTGGCCATTATTTTTTGGTCAACCGTTTGGCCGGTACTGTTTACCACCATTGTCGGAGTGAGAAATATCGACCCGCTTTATATTAAAAGCGCCCGCTCAATGGGCGCGGATAAAGCGACCATTTTCAATAAAGTTGTGCTGCCAGGCGCTGCGCCTGTTATTTTTACCGGCGTGCGTACCGGGGCGTCACATGCTTTCCTGATGCTGATTGCCGCTGAGATGATTGGCGCGCATGCCGGGCTGGGCTGGGTCATTCATAATTCGGAAGTGAATGCAATTATGCCCAGATTGTTTGCCGGAATGATCATTATTGCGATTCTGGGGACTGCGTTGAATTATGTGCTGTATATGCTTGAGGAAAGTCTTGTTGACTGGAAACAGGCGGTTGAACGGATTGAATAA
- a CDS encoding DUF4418 family protein: MNLNKGIAWFAVIISISLLFLPRLVPICTGHAKVGGQSLPMACHYAYQAEFIIGLLAVIVAASLFVLRTAEGKLFASLLILLLGLVVVIIPQPWVIGICPEGGCQKTTFFVTIGGILYSLAGLSNIWLIRRAEQGEAE; encoded by the coding sequence GTGAATCTAAATAAAGGAATCGCCTGGTTTGCCGTAATCATCAGTATCAGTCTCTTGTTTTTACCGCGTCTTGTTCCGATTTGCACAGGACACGCCAAGGTGGGCGGGCAATCGCTGCCAATGGCCTGCCACTATGCTTATCAGGCCGAATTTATCATTGGGCTGCTGGCGGTAATTGTTGCGGCAAGCTTATTTGTATTGCGTACTGCTGAGGGGAAACTGTTCGCCAGTCTGCTGATTTTACTGCTGGGACTTGTTGTTGTCATTATTCCGCAGCCTTGGGTGATCGGCATCTGCCCGGAAGGGGGCTGCCAGAAAACGACCTTTTTCGTAACCATTGGCGGTATTTTATACAGTCTGGCCGGTTTGAGCAATATCTGGCTGATTCGCCGGGCGGAACAGGGGGAGGCGGAATGA
- a CDS encoding DUF2292 domain-containing protein, with product MTEVFAASKKTAAAIRGRNESRVSQIRPVPLQVLDIIIHFLHTVKNGYLILTIQDGHVVKIEKTEKFIISAKTREAGCISYDKPQKKHPLQGKITAELQAIQYGQLVIRLDNGQVEQIEKTEKRRVHELEGIHGDGI from the coding sequence ATGACAGAAGTTTTTGCGGCAAGCAAGAAAACCGCAGCGGCAATCCGCGGACGGAACGAGAGCAGAGTAAGCCAAATCAGGCCGGTACCGCTGCAGGTATTGGATATTATTATTCATTTTCTACATACCGTTAAAAACGGCTATTTAATATTAACCATTCAGGATGGGCATGTGGTCAAAATTGAAAAAACGGAAAAATTCATTATTTCGGCTAAGACCAGGGAAGCAGGCTGTATCAGTTATGATAAACCGCAGAAAAAGCACCCGCTGCAAGGCAAAATTACAGCTGAACTACAAGCAATTCAATATGGTCAGCTGGTTATCCGGCTGGATAACGGCCAAGTGGAACAAATTGAAAAGACAGAAAAGCGCCGTGTGCATGAACTGGAAGGAATTCACGGAGATGGTATATAA
- a CDS encoding ABC transporter permease, giving the protein MEALFKKASSGNVGENTVRQQRAAGNVIKQLAGIVFDRVAIIIFLALWELAPRAGWVPQTFISPPSLILETLVDLILSGVLFVHIKTSLLRSVFGFILAVMIGIPLGLFLGGWFPLFERVMNPVLRLLSAINPFSLFPVFILIFGIGEVSKVAMIFWVCLWPVVINTTTGIQSVDGLLIKSARSMGVVGSNLFIKVIFPASLPNIFHGLRTACSVAFFMLIAAEMVGASSGLGWLVFNAQNNYQIPKLFATTFTIAALGLSLNGLFGLLERRLLNWKETTADY; this is encoded by the coding sequence ATGGAGGCGTTATTCAAAAAAGCGTCAAGCGGCAATGTCGGAGAAAATACCGTCCGTCAACAGCGGGCAGCGGGCAATGTCATTAAGCAACTGGCTGGGATCGTGTTTGACCGCGTGGCAATCATTATTTTCCTGGCGCTCTGGGAGCTTGCGCCAAGAGCTGGCTGGGTTCCCCAGACATTTATCTCTCCCCCGTCGCTCATACTGGAGACGCTGGTTGATTTAATCCTTAGCGGTGTGTTATTTGTTCATATTAAAACCAGTTTGCTGAGATCGGTTTTTGGCTTTATTTTGGCGGTTATGATTGGCATTCCTCTGGGACTGTTTCTGGGCGGGTGGTTTCCGCTGTTTGAGCGGGTGATGAACCCGGTACTGCGTTTGTTGTCGGCAATTAACCCTTTTTCGCTGTTTCCGGTTTTTATTTTGATTTTTGGCATTGGGGAAGTATCCAAGGTGGCCATGATATTTTGGGTATGCCTCTGGCCGGTGGTGATTAATACAACTACAGGCATCCAAAGTGTGGATGGCCTGCTGATTAAATCGGCAAGGTCAATGGGGGTCGTCGGTTCGAACCTGTTTATTAAAGTGATTTTCCCGGCATCTTTGCCAAATATATTTCACGGCTTGAGAACTGCCTGCAGTGTGGCCTTCTTTATGCTGATCGCTGCAGAAATGGTCGGCGCAAGCAGCGGCCTGGGCTGGCTGGTGTTTAATGCTCAAAATAATTATCAAATACCCAAATTGTTTGCCACTACGTTTACGATAGCGGCGCTGGGGCTTTCGCTTAACGGGCTGTTTGGCCTGTTGGAGCGCCGGTTGCTTAACTGGAAAGAGACGACAGCAGACTATTAG
- a CDS encoding ABC transporter substrate-binding protein produces the protein MASKANVKKIVTGIIAVAVVAAIGYGASLSSKQVGDEAAKVSGEGLIPIKTWSQTACSSTPWVVADQKGFFKEEGLQIVYTGDTQPNQRIPSVLNGNNDVGDVHPNGLAVAIAAGANIKGVVKAGIDPLPEQDPKLRHMNWYVNPQEHPDIKSFADLNKIAGKIKFSIITNNQCSDFLANTIADRQGVGRDKIEWVTMPDIQAVQALKKGLVTVSGVHPPFYKSMEDAGMVKIADSLDAGLGQGGGIGYYYFTTDYIQKNPETIAKFSQAIIKAQKWANENPEEARKLTEDWIKVPVNATHYYAADTAISADLITPWIEDLEKAGVIPKGKVTASDLVISENVNSSKTR, from the coding sequence ATGGCTAGTAAGGCAAATGTAAAAAAAATTGTCACCGGTATCATTGCGGTAGCAGTGGTGGCTGCTATCGGCTATGGCGCAAGCTTAAGCAGTAAACAGGTAGGCGACGAAGCCGCCAAAGTAAGCGGCGAAGGCTTGATCCCGATTAAAACCTGGTCGCAGACGGCCTGCAGCTCCACGCCTTGGGTTGTGGCCGATCAGAAAGGCTTTTTTAAAGAAGAGGGCCTGCAAATTGTGTATACCGGCGATACCCAGCCCAATCAGCGAATTCCGTCGGTGCTCAACGGCAATAATGACGTGGGCGACGTTCATCCCAACGGCTTGGCTGTGGCCATTGCCGCCGGAGCCAATATTAAAGGGGTGGTGAAGGCCGGAATTGATCCGCTGCCCGAACAGGACCCGAAACTGCGCCACATGAACTGGTACGTCAATCCCCAGGAACATCCTGACATTAAGTCTTTTGCCGATCTGAACAAAATTGCCGGTAAAATCAAGTTTTCTATTATTACAAATAATCAATGCTCTGATTTTCTGGCGAACACGATTGCCGACAGACAGGGGGTCGGACGGGATAAAATAGAATGGGTAACCATGCCTGATATTCAGGCTGTGCAGGCCCTGAAAAAAGGTTTAGTTACCGTATCCGGGGTTCATCCGCCTTTTTATAAATCAATGGAGGACGCCGGTATGGTGAAGATTGCCGATAGTCTGGACGCCGGGCTGGGCCAGGGCGGCGGGATAGGTTATTACTATTTCACCACCGACTATATTCAAAAAAATCCTGAGACTATCGCAAAGTTTTCTCAAGCAATCATAAAAGCGCAAAAATGGGCGAATGAAAATCCGGAAGAAGCCAGAAAGCTAACAGAAGACTGGATTAAGGTGCCGGTGAATGCAACCCACTATTACGCGGCCGATACAGCGATAAGCGCCGATCTAATTACTCCCTGGATTGAAGATTTGGAGAAAGCAGGGGTTATTCCCAAAGGCAAAGTAACAGCATCCGATCTTGTGATTTCAGAAAACGTTAATAGTTCAAAAACTCGCTAG
- the nifB gene encoding nitrogenase cofactor biosynthesis protein NifB gives MSNFCPGSIPAHILEQTRKHPCYSVEVHHQFARMHLPVAPGCNIQCNYCNRKFDCVNESRPGVTSEVLTPALAFEKFRWVKEKIGELTVVGIAGPGDALADWQYTRQTIERIKAVDDSIVFCLSTNGLLLPEYAQEIVDVGIHHVTVTMNALDPEIGAQIYKFVSYQGKRYQGVAAAELLCRNQLAGIQYLTERNVLVKVNIVMVKGINDRHIPDVVKKVKALGVFITNIMPLIPAPGSAFEHFAQTSMKEINEMRNLCELDIQQMRHCKQCRADAVGLLNEDRSSEFRMCNNPDNQAPEPPVPRRQYRIAVTSKYGRLVDQHFGHAAEFIIYQGDGREFKLLERRSVHKYCSGMEECGEEEAKRESTIRTVKDCQAVLTMRIGQHAKEKLAEQGTQSIEYCDSVENGLRQAVKTLVEQDAAVRKGEKAG, from the coding sequence ATGAGCAATTTTTGCCCTGGCAGCATACCTGCTCACATTTTAGAACAAACCCGCAAGCATCCCTGTTATTCAGTTGAAGTGCACCATCAGTTTGCCCGCATGCATTTGCCGGTGGCGCCCGGCTGTAATATCCAGTGCAATTACTGCAACCGTAAATTTGACTGCGTAAACGAGAGTCGTCCGGGGGTGACGAGTGAAGTGTTAACCCCGGCGCTGGCTTTTGAAAAGTTCCGCTGGGTTAAGGAGAAAATCGGGGAATTAACGGTAGTTGGAATAGCCGGACCCGGAGACGCGCTGGCTGACTGGCAATATACCAGGCAGACAATTGAGCGAATTAAGGCTGTGGATGACAGCATTGTGTTCTGCTTATCCACCAATGGTTTGCTCTTGCCCGAGTACGCTCAGGAAATTGTCGATGTAGGCATCCATCATGTTACGGTTACCATGAATGCGCTGGATCCTGAAATCGGGGCTCAAATATACAAGTTTGTTTCTTATCAGGGCAAGCGCTATCAAGGCGTTGCAGCGGCTGAACTGCTTTGCCGGAATCAACTGGCCGGCATTCAATATTTAACTGAGCGCAATGTGCTGGTTAAAGTCAATATTGTTATGGTTAAAGGCATTAACGACCGCCATATCCCGGATGTAGTCAAAAAAGTTAAAGCACTGGGGGTGTTTATTACCAATATCATGCCCCTCATTCCGGCTCCGGGCAGCGCATTTGAGCATTTTGCGCAAACCAGCATGAAGGAAATCAACGAAATGCGTAATTTATGCGAGCTGGATATTCAGCAGATGCGGCATTGTAAACAATGCCGGGCTGATGCTGTTGGATTGCTGAATGAAGACCGCTCTTCTGAGTTTAGAATGTGCAACAATCCGGACAATCAAGCCCCGGAGCCGCCAGTGCCCCGCCGGCAGTACCGGATTGCCGTAACCTCCAAATATGGCAGGCTGGTTGATCAGCATTTCGGGCATGCCGCCGAATTTATCATTTATCAGGGCGATGGCCGTGAATTTAAATTATTGGAACGACGGTCGGTACATAAGTATTGTTCGGGTATGGAAGAATGCGGCGAAGAAGAAGCCAAGCGGGAAAGCACGATTCGTACGGTCAAGGATTGTCAGGCTGTGCTGACGATGAGGATTGGCCAGCATGCAAAAGAAAAGCTGGCCGAGCAGGGAACCCAGAGTATTGAATATTGCGACAGTGTGGAAAATGGCTTGCGGCAGGCGGTAAAAACGCTGGTGGAACAGGACGCTGCCGTCAGGAAAGGAGAGAAGGCGGGATGA
- a CDS encoding DUF2325 domain-containing protein — MSVMLVGADHLGNIEKNLQLLGINAVEHVTGRKAANRRKTKIPISIALIVVFIDYVNHITTNNIKQVAKAQGVPLIFANRSWSSLQEKLANYHFKERGDCRLQ; from the coding sequence ATGTCAGTAATGCTAGTTGGTGCGGATCATTTGGGAAATATCGAAAAAAATTTACAATTGCTGGGCATCAATGCTGTTGAACATGTTACCGGGCGCAAAGCCGCCAACCGGAGAAAAACGAAAATACCAATTTCCATTGCTTTAATTGTGGTATTCATCGATTATGTCAATCATATTACAACAAACAATATCAAGCAGGTTGCTAAAGCCCAGGGAGTACCGCTGATTTTTGCCAATCGCTCCTGGAGTTCATTGCAAGAGAAGCTGGCGAATTATCATTTCAAGGAGCGGGGTGATTGCAGGCTGCAGTAG
- a CDS encoding adenosylcobalamin-dependent ribonucleoside-diphosphate reductase: protein MLSPEASAILKARYLLDGETPTEMFMRAAKHVAQAETLYGADAQAAAKAYYQLMANLEFLPNSPTLINAGKPGAQLAACFVLPIEDSLAGIFETLKEAALIQQSGGGTGFSFSRLRPRGDLVAATGNSAGGPVSFMQVYNAATEAVKQGAVRSGANMAVLRVDHPDIREFIEVKRQRDVLNNFNLSVAITDKFMAAVADGGLFDLINPRTGVVAATVEAREIYGRLVAMAWENGEPGLFFIDTVNKANPTPALGSFESPNPCAEQPLLPYESCNLGSINLARMVRVMAKQRISLDYDKLRQVVRTAVRFLDNVIDVNHFPLPAVGCQTGLTRKIGLGIMGLADLLILLDLPYASKEAVRLTAGVMEFVTAEARQMSLELGVQRGSFPAFDASIYAGRYTAMRNATVTTIAPTGGISLIGQCSSGIEPLFALAVTRRVLDGRMLTGANPVVWRYLAARGLLNDANAAVKNSGSVAAADLPAEIKAVLATAHEIEPRWHVAHLAAAQRHTDNGVSKTVNLPRNTPLETVDRIFWEAYQAGCKGVTVYRDASRSGQVLTHGTTECAKCEQ, encoded by the coding sequence ATGCTTTCACCGGAAGCTTCGGCGATTCTCAAAGCCCGCTATTTGCTGGACGGGGAAACGCCGACGGAAATGTTTATGCGGGCGGCAAAACATGTTGCTCAGGCTGAAACGCTGTATGGGGCCGACGCTCAGGCTGCAGCCAAAGCGTATTATCAGTTGATGGCGAATCTGGAGTTTTTACCGAATTCCCCAACGCTGATAAATGCCGGAAAACCAGGCGCGCAATTGGCGGCCTGCTTTGTCCTGCCCATTGAGGATTCACTGGCCGGCATTTTTGAGACGCTGAAGGAGGCCGCTTTGATTCAGCAAAGCGGCGGCGGCACCGGGTTTTCCTTTTCGCGTCTCAGACCCAGGGGCGATCTGGTAGCGGCAACCGGCAATTCGGCCGGCGGGCCGGTTTCGTTTATGCAAGTATATAATGCGGCGACAGAGGCGGTAAAACAGGGGGCTGTCCGCAGCGGCGCCAATATGGCGGTACTGCGGGTGGATCATCCTGATATCCGGGAGTTCATTGAAGTCAAGCGGCAGCGGGATGTTCTGAACAATTTTAATTTATCGGTGGCTATTACCGATAAATTTATGGCTGCCGTGGCTGACGGCGGCCTCTTTGACCTGATTAATCCCCGTACCGGGGTCGTTGCGGCAACCGTGGAGGCCCGGGAGATTTATGGACGTCTGGTTGCAATGGCCTGGGAAAACGGCGAGCCGGGCTTGTTTTTCATTGACACCGTCAACAAAGCCAACCCCACGCCTGCATTAGGAAGCTTCGAAAGCCCTAACCCCTGCGCCGAGCAGCCGTTACTGCCTTATGAGTCCTGCAATTTGGGGTCAATTAACCTGGCCCGGATGGTCAGAGTTATGGCAAAACAGCGCATCAGTCTGGATTATGATAAACTGCGCCAGGTTGTGCGAACAGCCGTCCGGTTTTTAGATAATGTAATCGATGTCAATCATTTTCCGCTGCCGGCGGTTGGCTGTCAAACCGGGCTGACCCGTAAGATCGGGCTGGGTATTATGGGACTGGCTGATTTATTGATCCTGCTTGATCTGCCTTATGCCAGCAAAGAGGCAGTACGGCTGACGGCGGGGGTGATGGAGTTTGTCACTGCGGAAGCCCGGCAAATGTCGCTGGAACTGGGCGTTCAGCGAGGCAGTTTTCCAGCGTTTGACGCCAGTATTTATGCCGGGCGCTATACGGCAATGCGCAATGCCACCGTAACCACCATTGCCCCTACCGGCGGCATCAGCTTAATCGGCCAGTGCTCGAGCGGCATTGAGCCGCTGTTTGCCCTGGCGGTAACGCGCCGGGTGCTGGACGGCCGGATGCTTACCGGCGCCAATCCTGTCGTCTGGCGGTATTTGGCTGCCCGGGGTCTGCTAAATGATGCGAATGCCGCCGTGAAAAATTCCGGCAGCGTAGCGGCCGCCGATTTGCCGGCAGAGATCAAAGCCGTGCTGGCTACCGCTCATGAAATTGAACCGCGCTGGCATGTCGCCCATCTGGCGGCAGCTCAGCGGCATACCGACAATGGCGTATCAAAAACGGTTAATTTGCCCCGGAATACGCCTCTGGAAACTGTTGACAGGATTTTTTGGGAAGCTTATCAGGCCGGCTGCAAAGGGGTAACTGTATACCGCGATGCCAGCAGAAGCGGCCAGGTTCTGACCCATGGTACGACAGAGTGTGCTAAGTGTGAGCAATAA
- the nifH gene encoding nitrogenase iron protein, whose amino-acid sequence MSKKIKQIAIYGKGGIGKSTTTSNISAALSQQGYKVMQFGCDPKADSTNTLRDGTYIPTVLDTLREKSQVKPEDVIFKGFNGIYCVEAGGPAPGVGCAGRGIITAVQLLKQLKVYDELDIDVVIYDVLGDVVCGGFAVPIREGIAEHVFTVSSADFMAVYAANNLFKGIQKYSNSGGALLGGLIANSINAPYAKDIVDDFVARTKTRVVEYVPRSVTVTQSELQGKTSVEAAPTSEQAKIYAKLATKVIETTESKVPSPLTTSELREWAAQWADHLLAMETGEVRSQAAAI is encoded by the coding sequence ATGAGTAAAAAAATCAAGCAAATCGCCATTTACGGCAAAGGCGGAATTGGCAAGTCAACGACGACCTCAAATATCAGCGCCGCTCTATCCCAGCAAGGGTATAAGGTCATGCAGTTCGGCTGTGATCCCAAAGCCGATTCCACCAATACGCTGCGGGACGGCACTTATATTCCGACGGTTTTAGATACCTTGCGGGAAAAAAGTCAGGTTAAGCCGGAGGATGTCATTTTTAAAGGCTTTAACGGAATTTATTGCGTGGAAGCCGGCGGACCGGCGCCAGGCGTTGGCTGCGCCGGGCGCGGCATTATTACCGCCGTTCAGCTGTTAAAACAGCTGAAAGTGTATGATGAGCTGGATATTGATGTAGTCATCTACGATGTATTGGGCGATGTTGTGTGCGGCGGGTTTGCCGTACCGATCCGGGAAGGCATTGCGGAACATGTTTTTACCGTTTCTTCCGCTGACTTTATGGCTGTATATGCCGCCAATAACCTGTTCAAGGGCATTCAGAAATACTCTAATTCAGGCGGGGCGCTGCTGGGCGGCTTGATTGCCAATTCCATCAACGCGCCATATGCCAAGGATATTGTTGATGATTTTGTCGCCAGGACGAAAACCAGAGTTGTGGAATATGTTCCCCGTTCGGTAACGGTTACCCAATCCGAACTGCAGGGCAAAACCTCGGTGGAAGCGGCGCCCACCTCAGAGCAGGCGAAAATTTACGCCAAACTGGCTACCAAAGTCATTGAGACTACTGAATCGAAAGTTCCCTCACCTCTGACTACCTCCGAATTAAGAGAATGGGCCGCCCAGTGGGCCGATCATTTGCTGGCGATGGAAACCGGTGAAGTTCGCAGCCAGGCTGCGGCGATTTAA
- a CDS encoding cell division protein SepF gives MTGGLIYKLTNFLMPVEEAEEHKTELPRPNLTVHSSTATELKLLIAIPHSFDDVRDFADHLKAKEAIIVNFEHVDQDTRQRIGDFLNGVCYTLAGAVQKLTETSMIYVPENVDISKELYAYAIPTYIKQ, from the coding sequence ATGACTGGCGGCCTAATTTATAAGCTGACGAATTTTTTGATGCCAGTGGAAGAAGCTGAAGAACATAAAACTGAACTGCCGCGCCCTAATCTTACTGTTCACAGCAGTACTGCCACCGAGTTAAAGCTGTTGATTGCCATACCGCATAGTTTTGATGATGTCCGGGACTTTGCCGATCATTTAAAAGCAAAAGAGGCAATTATTGTCAATTTTGAGCATGTTGATCAGGATACCAGGCAGCGCATTGGCGATTTTCTTAATGGAGTCTGCTATACCTTAGCCGGAGCAGTGCAAAAACTGACCGAAACAAGCATGATCTATGTACCGGAAAATGTCGATATCAGCAAAGAGTTATATGCCTACGCCATTCCTACCTATATCAAACAATAA
- a CDS encoding ABC transporter permease yields MTFLVWKSILHRKLPSLAIVVTIAIGVAIVFCAANIYRGVSSGIEIARQRLGADIVVVPDTVTLEPSLVLFGGATTHTYMPQSLLGEVLAIPGVHRATPQFFTQSLSADCHDIGTQNRMLGYDPQSDWIITPWLKKLQKDVLKDDEVILGAKIPIWNQNRISILGKWYNIVAIAEETGTTLDYSLFVSMEEARRVAAKDVLLGDVWAEQGPPDGLISAILIQTGETARVEMIAGDIQRLGGVRAIVAADIKNRINSQFTVLLLLLGGIGLLTVLASLLQLFARFYSLTWERQAEWGLYLALGASGRDIAFIILGETVAVSLAGSVAGLILGGILYWLTLLLLTANQSFPFIAPGWPYRIVLSLALIASFTSLGALAAWLPARQGSKTDPGTVMTRGEFD; encoded by the coding sequence ATGACTTTTCTGGTCTGGAAAAGTATTTTGCACCGTAAGCTGCCCAGCCTGGCGATTGTTGTCACCATTGCCATCGGGGTTGCAATTGTTTTTTGCGCGGCCAATATTTATCGCGGCGTGTCTTCCGGAATCGAAATAGCCAGACAACGCCTGGGCGCTGACATCGTCGTTGTTCCCGATACGGTTACGCTGGAGCCCAGTCTGGTATTGTTTGGCGGGGCTACAACCCATACTTATATGCCGCAAAGCCTGCTTGGCGAGGTCCTGGCCATACCCGGCGTACACCGGGCTACGCCGCAGTTTTTTACTCAATCGTTAAGCGCTGATTGCCATGATATCGGTACGCAGAACCGGATGCTGGGCTATGACCCGCAAAGCGACTGGATCATTACTCCGTGGCTGAAGAAACTTCAGAAAGACGTTCTTAAGGATGATGAAGTTATTCTTGGCGCTAAAATTCCAATCTGGAATCAAAACAGAATTTCGATCCTGGGCAAGTGGTATAATATTGTAGCCATTGCCGAGGAAACAGGTACAACGCTTGATTATTCCTTGTTTGTCAGCATGGAGGAGGCGCGCCGTGTTGCGGCTAAAGATGTTCTACTGGGCGACGTATGGGCTGAGCAGGGGCCGCCGGACGGACTTATTTCAGCAATCTTGATCCAGACAGGAGAAACTGCCCGGGTTGAGATGATTGCGGGCGATATACAGCGTCTGGGCGGTGTGAGGGCCATTGTGGCCGCAGATATTAAAAACCGGATTAACAGTCAGTTTACCGTACTGCTGCTCTTGCTGGGCGGTATCGGTTTGCTGACTGTCCTGGCCTCACTGCTGCAGCTGTTCGCCCGGTTTTATAGCTTGACCTGGGAGCGTCAGGCTGAGTGGGGCCTGTATTTGGCCCTGGGCGCTTCAGGCCGTGATATTGCTTTTATCATTCTGGGCGAAACCGTGGCGGTATCGCTGGCCGGATCGGTCGCCGGCCTGATCCTGGGCGGTATTCTTTATTGGCTTACGCTGCTGCTTCTGACCGCAAATCAGTCCTTTCCCTTTATTGCGCCAGGTTGGCCGTATCGGATCGTATTGTCGCTGGCGCTGATCGCCTCCTTCACCAGTCTGGGCGCTTTAGCCGCCTGGCTGCCGGCCCGTCAGGGCAGTAAGACCGATCCGGGCACTGTGATGACCAGAGGCGAATTTGACTGA